One genomic segment of Erpetoichthys calabaricus chromosome 7, fErpCal1.3, whole genome shotgun sequence includes these proteins:
- the nfil3 gene encoding nuclear factor interleukin-3-regulated protein, whose amino-acid sequence MQAIKEEQSSSESYNGDNVLVSAAALLGLNGDLRTTELSNPSFKQKNSSCRRKREFIPDEKKDDQYWEKRRKNNEAAKRSREKRRINDMVLESKLLALGEENATLKAELLSLKLKFGLVSSAAYAQEVQKLSSSTTAFFQDFASSNTSRSSFSGDPESALLSSSCISVIKHSPHSSLSDMSENSSLAQESPAQSSCRSPETVKQEPVENSTYSQQARDENSPYDLYRNYMGNTFSGGYSQPSPTLPMIRSSSNSPRSSEADEGTVGKSSDGEDEQQVPKGPIPSPVESKNVITTTVKVPDANSSALPHKLRIKAKAIQIKVEAIDLDYDSSGKLPSPIDMSTKSSYEVDKSNSANLGQSSLSPLSVQVSSIQDWSHGSQHWHNKDHTETSQSSCKPKLAAYCPMTLTSPGTVHTNGDNCSDSQHENLFLKQGITDLSADVASLKRLLVKQHTSALDSSRSTADHSPLSNEGYTK is encoded by the coding sequence atgcaGGCAATCAAGGAGGAACAGTCATCTTCTGAGTCGTACAATGGAGACAATGTGCTTGTGTCAGCTGCTGCCTTACTGGGTTTGAATGGAGATCTCAGGACTACTGAACTCTCCAACCCATCGTTCAAACAGAAAAACTCAAGTTGTCGTAGGAAACGTGAATTTATTCCGGATGAAAAGAAAGATGATCAGTACTGGGAAAAAAGAAGGAAGAATAATGAGGCTGCCAAGCGGTCACGGGAAAAACGCAGGATAAATGATATGGTCTTGGAGAGCAAACTCTTGGCTTTGGGGGAGGAGAATGCAACTTTAAAAGCTGAGCTGCTTTCTCTGAAACTCAAGTTTGGACTGGTAAGCTCGGCAGCCTATGCCCAAGAGGTTCAGAAGCTTTCCAGTTCAACAACAGCTTTCTTTCAGGATTTTGCTTCATCCAATACCAGCAGAAGTTCATTTTCAGGTGACCCTGAGTCAGCTTTGCTTAGCAGCAGCTGCATCTCCGTCATTAAGCACTCTCCGCACAGCTCCTTATCAGATATGTCAGAAAACTCTAGTCTAGCCCAGGAAAGTCCAGCTCAAAGCAGCTGCAGATCCCCAGAAACTGTGAAGCAGGAACCTGTAGAAAATAGCACCTACTCACAACAGGCAAGAGATGAGAACAGCCCTTATGACTTGTATCGAAACTACATGGGGAACACATTTTCTGGAGGCTACTCACAGCCATCTCCCACCTTGCCAATGATCAGATCATCCAGCAACTCTCCAAGAAGCTCAGAGGCAGATGAAGGCACTGTGGGAAAAAGCTCTGATGGAGAAGATGAGCAACAGGTCCCCAAAGGTCCTATACCATCACCCGTGGAATCAAAGAATGTAATCACCACCACTGTCAAGGTCCCTGATGCAAATTCCTCTGCCTTGCCTCACAAGTTGAGGATCAAAGCAAAAGCCATCCAGATCAAAGTAGAGGCAATAGATCTTGACTATGATTCCTCAGGGAAGCTTCCTTCTCCAATTGATATGTCCACAAAAAGCAGCTACGAGGTAGACAAAAGTAATTCTGCAAATCTGGGGCAGTCTTCTCTTAGTCCGTTGTCCGTTCAGGTGTCCAGTATACAGGACTGGTCTCATGGGTCACAGCATTGGCACAAcaaagaccacacagaaacaagtCAGAGTAGCTGTAAACCAAAACTTGCTGCCTACTGTCCGATGACACTGACAAGTCCAGGAACCGTTCACACAAATGGCGATAACTGCAGTGACTCCCAGCATGAGAACTTGTTTTTAAAGCAGGGTATCACTGATTTATCAGCAGACGTTGCTTCCTTGAAAAGACTTCTAGTAAAGCAGCACACGTCTGCTTTGGACTCCAGCAGAAGCACTGCTGATCACAGCCCATTGTCTAACGAGGGTTACACAAAATAA